One genomic window of Elaeis guineensis isolate ETL-2024a chromosome 2, EG11, whole genome shotgun sequence includes the following:
- the LOC105043451 gene encoding uncharacterized protein produces the protein MRSPAMGGGGGRGGETPQPTHRSASGGGGGGGGGRSELFICFTPRSISMCAPSARSLPSPGRNHRDPAAPPLSASLSRRLRSSGSLKGGQSPMFPARKGGAFRGAEPSSPKVTCIGQVRVKSKAKNMGEGAALRSRSDSLRKRQEGNNGIGEEERECSRNQSWVYQLPTSIYEALRSIGSEFNCFLPCGKGRSPCFSLSKAREEKGGVEGRGGKRSASSCGVVFARWLMAIEESEEGEGGEMAGLVVGERDRELDLVLREREDWEAKVEEVGKEGWVEEVVCVPPKNALLLMRCRSDPVKMAALTSRLFGSPAMKVQAEEEEEEEKGDGNEERKEVGRHLVVEEAGEGDGQESKIGEAERKECETQRSLEGVTLSVSVKDEEGDSKGRGCVEKEKGIKEAGFLDESLLTDPNEVVEAARTELQEKQHEKVLNDETVSLKRGDEKDGKGKESSSCSSECNKEKEENIVKKETEEGRASRFSSECNKEGIRRSSSCKEKERRRHGFSTEREARRHSFSTEKEASRASICVDKEGRICWSFIIDSEEMEVRSEELAAEAQGHKKKEQFLEEEEIRKAEEVEKMKRTGEAGVVPEERREEEEGGGGEREEEEEEEEEEKEKREELPDCLLLMTYEPKLSMEVSRETWVCSTNFPHGHHHHDGHSPKGGGTKKSKGKAGVDSASDHGRCVNVDKVGDGRCVESMEVIQSIESSPQHLPPPPPVPPLPSAVEETLASGVAAALVPAFQPFVLTRCKSEPVRPSARLVADGGFWKNRHKPVDAIGF, from the coding sequence ATGAGATCGCCGGCGATGGGCggcggaggaggaagaggaggagagacACCACAGCCCACCCACCGGAGTGCAAGCGGTGGCGGCGGCGGAGGTGGTGGTGGCAGGAGCGAGCTCTTCATCTGTTTCACCCCCCGGTCCATCTCCATGTGCGCCCCATCGGCGAGGTCGCTTCCGAGCCCCGGACGCAACCACCGTGACCCGGCGGCGCCGCCGCTGTCTGCGTCGTTAAGCAGGAGGCTGAGGAGCAGCGGGAGCCTCAAGGGCGGGCAGTCCCCGATGTTTCCGGCACGGAAAGGGGGTGCCTTTCGCGGTGCGGAGCCCTCCTCTCCCAAGGTTACGTGCATTGGCCAAGTTAGGGTTAAATCCAAGGCAAAGAACATGGGGGAAGGGGCGGCGTTGAGGTCCAGATCGGATAGTTTGAGGAAAAGACAGGAGGGAAATAACGGcattggagaagaggagagggaatGCTCGAGAAACCAGAGTTGGGTTTATCAGCTCCCTACCAGCATCTATGAGGCACTGAGGTCAATTGGATCGGAGTTCAATTGCTTCCTCCCCTGCGGAAAGGGCAGATCTCCATGCTTTTCGTTGTCGAAGGCGAGGGAGGAGAAGGGAGGAGTAGAAGGAAGAGGGGGAAAGAGGTCGGCAAGTTCCTGCGGAGTGGTGTTTGCCAGGTGGCTGATGGCGATAGAGGAGAGCGAGGAGGGGGAGGGAGGCGAGATGGCAGGTTTGGTGGTTGGGGAGAGGGACAGGGAGCTGGATTTGGTGTTGAGGGAGAGGGAGGATTGGGAAGCGAAGGTGGAGGAGGTGGGGAAGGAGGGATGGGTGGAGGAGGTGGTCTGTGTTCCACCAAAGAATGCTCTTTTGCTCATGAGGTGCAGATCTGATCCGGTAAAAATGGCAGCTTTGACTTCCCGATTGTTCGGATCTCCTGCTATGAAGGTTCAagcagaagaagaggaggaggaggaaaagggTGATGGAAATGAGGAAAGGAAAGAAGTTGGGAGGCACCTTGTGGTGGAGGAGGCTGGAGAAGGAGATGGACAAGAGTCGAAAATAGGGGAAGCAGAGAGAAAGGAGTGTGAAACTCAGAGAAGCTTGGAAGGAGTTACTCTATCTGTATCGGTGAAAGACGAGGAGGGCGATTCGAAAGGTAGAGGGTGCGTGGAAAAAGAGAAAGGAATCAAAGAAGCAGGATTTTTAGATGAATCTCTACTTACTGACCCAAATGAAGTAGTGGAAGCAGCACGAACCGAGTTACAAGAAAAGCAACACGAGAAAGTTTTAAATGATGAGACCGTTTCACTTAAAAGAGGAGACGAGAAAGATGGGAAAGGAAAAGAATCCAGTAGCTGCTCTTCCGAATGCaataaagagaaggaagaaaatataGTCAAAAAAGAGACTGAAGAAGGTAGAGCCAGTAGGTTCTCTTCTGAATGCAATAAAGAAGGGATTAGACGCAGTAGTTCTtgcaaagagaaggagagaagaaggcatGGCTTTTCTACTGAAAGGGAGGCAAGGAGACATAGCTTCTCCACCGAGAAAGAGGCAAGCAGAGCCAGCATTTGTGTAGACAAAGAAGGGAGGATCTGCTGGAGCTTTATCATTGACAGCGAAGAGATGGAAGTGCGATCAGAAGAACTAGCAGCAGAAGCACAAGGGCACAAGAAGAAAGAACAATTCCTAGAGGAGGAGGAAATAAGAAAAGCTGAGGAGGTTGAGAAAATGAAGAGAACAGGAGAAGCTGGAGTGGTGcctgaagaaagaagagaagaggaggaaggaggtggaggagaaagggaagaggaagaagaggaggaggaggaggagaaggagaagagggaagaGTTACCAGATTGTCTTTTGTTAATGACTTACGAACCCAAGCTATCGATGGAGGTCTCAAGAGAGACATGGGTCTGCAGCACTAACTTCCCCCATGGTCATCATCATCACGATGGCCATTCCCCCAAAGGAGGGGGAACCAAAAAATCTAAAGGCAAGGCTGGAGTTGATAGCGCCAGTGATCATGGGAGATGTGTTAACGTTGATAAGGTTGGTGATGGAAGGTGTGTTGAGAGCATGGAGGTGATCCAATCCATAGAGTCGAGCCCCCAGCATCTACCACCTCCGCCACCAGTGCCGCCCTTGCCGTCGGCTGTTGAAGAGACATTAGCGAGTGGTGTTGCTGCTGCTCTGGTGCCGGCATTTCAGCCATTTGTGCTCACCCGGTGCAAGTCCGAGCCGGTGAGGCCATCCGCTAGGTTGGTGGCAGATGGCGGCTTCTGGAAGAACCGGCATAAACCAGTTGATGCTATTGGCTTCTAA